GGAGTCGTCAGTTTTAATCCTTCAACACAAGCCAGAGTCCGTTTATATGGTCAAAATGGTCAGCAAATATATATGCAGCATACTTTTGATTGTAAAAATAGAAAACAGGGCATACGTGAAAATTTAAGTGGCTACGGGGCATGGAATGCTTTTAAAACCTATACTCGAATCAATATGAATTATTCGATTGGTATGCCACGAACAATCATACAAAAGGACATTGAGCAGAATTTTAATACCTATCAGATGGTGACCTATAAGGAATATGTGGTGACTGCTAATCAACCGATCAGCCTGCATGGATTTGTAGTAGGTACAGAGCGTACTACAGGTAAAGCCAAACTGGTCGATGGATGTGAGAATACGGAAGCTTCATTTAAGCCACAAGCAGGCCGCGAGTATGAAATATTGGGAGAAAATGAAAACCAGAAATGCCAATTCAAGGTCTATGACTTAGAATCGAGACAACTGGTTTCTGTCTCAGAGCAAGCCTATATCTGCCCAAAAGATAAGTGGAAGTTTTGGGGGAAAGGTGAGTAATAATTAGCGCTTTAATTTGGGAAGGCAGATGACAAACTTCGCGCATGAGAAGTTTGTCAGGATCTAAAATCCGTTAATGCTGTTCGGTTGCGATTTCCGAAGCAGCTGCTGGTTCAATATGTTGCTGTTGTTGCGCTTTACGTTGTGCACCGGGACTGTTCTAAATTTTGTGTAAGTACTTAATTTTCATTTATCCTTCAGAGGATAATTACAAAAGGTACTTCACATGGATGAAGCAACAATCAAAAGTATGGCTGCCGAATTGGCTAAAGGTCTAAAAACACCAGAAGACTTAAACCAAATGACAGCAGTCTTTAAAAAATTCATGATTGAAACTGCACTCAATACTGAACTTTCAGACCATCTCGGTTATGAAAAGCATCAGTCCAGGAAAGGCTCAAATAGCCGTAATGGGTTTAGTTCTAAAACCATTACAACTCAAGATGGACAACTGGCTTTAGATATTCCCCGTGATCGAGAAGGTTCATTTGAGCCACAAATTATCAAAAGCACCAAACACGCATCACCAGTATGGATGACCAAATCCTCTCACTGTATGCAAAAGGAATGACTAATAGGAAATTGTAGCCTTCTTCAAAGAAATGTACGATGCCGATGTCTCAGCATCTCTCATCAGCAAAGTTACCGATGCTGTGATTGAGCAAGTGACTGAGTGGCAAAATAGAGCCTTAGATAGCCTTTATCCTGTTGTCTATCTTGACTGTATTGTTGTCAAAGTCCGTCAGCACTCCAATGTGATTAACAAGTCCGTATACCTTGCTTTAGGCATCAATATGGATGGACAAAAAGAATTACTGGGTATGTGGATTGCTCAGACAGAAGGTGCCAAATTCTGGCTGTCAGTCATGACAGAGCTAAAAAATCGAGGAGTACAGGATATTCTTGTTGCCTGTGTAGATGGATTAAAAGGCTTTCCTGACGCGATAGCCTCCGTTTACCCTCATACTGATATTCAACTGTGTATCGTGCATGTTGTACGCAATAGCCTGAGATTTGTAAGCTGGAAAGACTACAAGGCTGTTACCTCGGGTCTGAAAGCGATTTATCAGGCAAGTACAGAGGAAAATGCTTTAAAGTCCCTAGACATCTTCTGTGATCAATGGAATCACCAGTATCCCAAAATTGGAGAATCCTGGCGGGCCAATTGGGAAAATATCCGAACGATCTTTAGCTATCCAGCCGAAATACGTCATGCAATTTATACAACAAATGCGATTGAGTCGTTGAATAGCGTAATACGCCATTCAACGAAGAAGAGGAAAATCTTTTCATCTGATGACTCAGTAAAGAAGGTCATTTACTTAGCAACATCAAATGCTGCGAAGAAATGGACGATGCCAATTCAAAATTGGCGTTTAGCAATGAATTGGTTTACGATTCAGTTCGATGATCGATTAAAAGATCATTTATAAAAAATGGAACTTACACAAAATAATTTACAGGCTCTTGTGCACCTGGCATATAATCCGGTTCTTGGGTCATGGCCAAATAGAAAAAGCTTAAAAAGATGGTACTGAGCACCCCGACAATGATGACAAATTTCCATCCCAATACGGTTTCTTCATTTGAATCTTTTTTTGGGGATGGCTGGTTATTCATAATAAATTCCAAAAATAACAAAAACAAAACTAGATTTTGCGCCTTTTGCGGCTGATTTGCCAAGTGGAAATATACACTTCTTGATTGTGTTGAGTGAGTCAGCACTTTGAATGGTGCACACAGACGAGATTTCTGTCATCTCATCCGTTTTATCATCGGCACGATGTGCGGCCATTCAAAGTGTTGTTGATTTGATCTAAAGAGGGTTAAAGCGCGTTCCAGTCTTCAATCGCCTTAAAGCCTGTTTCCAGACCGACATCATAGCTATAGCGAATCTTGGCCTTATCCTTGGAAAGACGACCTGCCATGTTTTTTAAATCAGGGGGACACACTTCCAGAATTTTCTGGTCAGAGGCTGAGCGGGTAAATTCGACAGCATCGTTATAACGTTGGGTGCGAGTCAAAAGACTATGTGCAAAACCACGTTGCTGCTTAAACAGGTATTTGGCAAGCAATTGGTCACCTTTACTGCTGGCCTTATAATAATTTTTTGGGCGAGTTCGGAGTACCATGAGTTTAGAGACATCATGCTGTTGCGCTGCCCAATGTACGGGCAAGGCATCGGCAACACCCCCATCAAAGTAGGGCTCACCAAATACTTCAACGGCTTGACGTGTTAATACTGGAATCGAGCTCGAGGCTCTTAATCCGTCAAGAATATTGTCTTTCGAAGCTTTGATATAGGTGGCTTCACCTGAAATAGCATGGGTCAACACCATATAAAATTCAGGATGATTGGCAAATAGATGGGCTTGATTGAGAGGATGTTCTTTTTCAACGATGTCCCACATCCATTTTAAATCCAGTAAGTCACCACCTTTGAAAAAGCGACCATATTGGATAAATTCAGAACGAAGTGAGTGGTCGAGGTAGAGATTTAGCGTACGACCTTGCTGTGCGGCAAGATAATTGGCGACATTGGTCGAACCTGAAGAGACACCAACGCAGAGATCAAAAGGGTTAAATTGTTGCTGTAAAAATGCATCTAAGACACCACTGGTGAATGCGCCACGCATGCCACCGCCTTCAACGACCAGTGCCTGACGATTTTGTTGAAGCATTGAAAATCTCGAGTACCATGATAAACCCATGTTTTACACGGATTTATCATATTCGACAATAACACTTTAGTGATTGTGTTGATGTGCTTCAGTTGAGCCAGTTTCTGTCGACATTGAGGATTGTGACATTTCAGCAGGGGTTGCCGCTTTTTTCTGGTTCATTGGCATATAATCTGGTTCATTGTTAATAGCCAAGTAGAAAATCACCATAAACAAAAAACTAAGAATTGTGGTGATAATTAATGCTTTCCAGCCCCAAGGCGAAGTTTCTGGGCAGAGTTTTTCAGACATAAGAAATTTCCAAATGATGCAAAAAAATAAAGCAGAATTACTGAAGTTATAGCATAAATTGTGATGCATTACTCAGATGTTTTGCTGTGATTTTGTCGAACCTATAAAAAAGCCCGTATAGACAAGGAG
The DNA window shown above is from Acinetobacter colistiniresistens and carries:
- a CDS encoding patatin-like phospholipase family protein, producing the protein MLQQNRQALVVEGGGMRGAFTSGVLDAFLQQQFNPFDLCVGVSSGSTNVANYLAAQQGRTLNLYLDHSLRSEFIQYGRFFKGGDLLDLKWMWDIVEKEHPLNQAHLFANHPEFYMVLTHAISGEATYIKASKDNILDGLRASSSIPVLTRQAVEVFGEPYFDGGVADALPVHWAAQQHDVSKLMVLRTRPKNYYKASSKGDQLLAKYLFKQQRGFAHSLLTRTQRYNDAVEFTRSASDQKILEVCPPDLKNMAGRLSKDKAKIRYSYDVGLETGFKAIEDWNAL